Proteins encoded in a region of the Marinobacter arenosus genome:
- the phoB gene encoding phosphate regulon transcriptional regulator PhoB, producing MSGKTVLIVDDEAPIREMIAVALEMADYDYLEAADAREAHALIVDKQPDLVLLDWMLPGTSGVELARRLKKEESTADIPIIMLTAKVEEDNKIQGLEVGADDYITKPFSPRELVARLKAVLRRATPPGVDTPIEVDGLTLDPIGHRVTTNDGALNMGPTEYRLLQFFMTHQERVYTRSQLLDQVWGGNVYVEERTVDVHIRRLRKALGDRYDHLIQTVRGTGYRFSTRAA from the coding sequence ATGTCTGGAAAAACCGTCCTGATCGTCGATGACGAGGCGCCCATCCGGGAAATGATTGCCGTGGCTCTCGAAATGGCGGATTACGACTACTTAGAGGCAGCGGATGCCCGGGAAGCCCATGCCCTGATTGTCGACAAACAACCGGATCTGGTCCTGCTGGACTGGATGCTGCCGGGAACCAGCGGTGTCGAACTGGCGCGTCGCCTGAAAAAAGAGGAATCGACCGCCGACATCCCCATCATCATGCTGACCGCCAAGGTCGAAGAGGACAACAAGATCCAGGGACTCGAAGTCGGTGCGGATGATTACATCACCAAGCCTTTCAGCCCGCGGGAACTGGTGGCCCGACTCAAGGCGGTCCTGCGCCGCGCCACGCCGCCGGGGGTCGACACCCCGATCGAAGTGGATGGGCTCACGCTGGACCCCATCGGCCACCGGGTCACCACAAACGATGGTGCGCTGAACATGGGACCAACGGAATACCGGTTGCTCCAGTTCTTCATGACGCACCAGGAACGGGTCTATACGCGTTCCCAGCTCCTGGATCAGGTCTGGGGTGGTAACGTTTACGTAGAAGAGCGTACCGTTGATGTCCACATTCGCCGGCTGCGCAAGGCGCTGGGTGACAGGTATGATCACCTGATCCAGACGGTTCGGGGAACGGGCTACCGATTCTCGACCAGGGCCGCCTGA